In a genomic window of Vicinamibacterales bacterium:
- a CDS encoding carboxypeptidase regulatory-like domain-containing protein translates to MRIARVAAFGLLLTIASTAHAQQGTASLRGRVLDEQGGVLPGVTVVVTNQGSGVFREVVSNEDGSYFVTGIVPGPYVVRAELTGFKRYERPDVVLEVGRTATLDVTLSVGVLEETITVTTEAPLIDLTSQAVGGNISRGELTEIPNATRNWLGFVGLLPGIQVQSTTISFGGDSINVNGQSNRNNNFVVDGGGNNDDYLGQAFGGQTRVALEAVQEFQVLTNQFDAEFGRSTGAVVNAVTKQGSNQIRGSAFGYFTDSAITAPDFFTKQAGLKKPDTSKQEWGGTVGGPIVKDKAHYFGSLERVSIDDGRSNTFAVRPELDYSIPQRTRVWNFMLRFDHQVNKDNTWGVRYLQENSPTFDQISGRWALAAKREEADVDRTTVGTWNTVFSNNTFNTVRMSYTYEDNIFASPEFFSGTPQADRLPTLQMLTFRDQQTPDANERINKSLQVDESFSWYVPEKLGGDHDMKFGVQFIFADARINDQTNANGTFVFSTDLAFDPNNPRTYPERLQILVPGPESTYMSSKVIVGFAQDKYQRGNLTLNLGARYDVEIIPLRNRNNPFLPDEGYPVDRNNIAPRLGFAYNPGGTGKGVIRGGYGLFYDKVHLTIIDEFLRRGVFASTFTASFPNDRADAGPSQGRLPADPFLVNGPTVNRALLAAQFPPGTLGRNTGDVFLDNPDRRVPFTHQVTIGYQRQLLPQVSAGIDYIKTWGRDMFIYYNLNPSTRANTSRTGALAYSDTFGIADSLGLSAFRNRVFTIRNDAKSDYDGLNVQIEKRYSHNWSARVSYALSSARGNTEASGTDFNRFQVGPDANLDLNQGPLPFDRRHNLVFSGRLEFPWIKGLTLSGTTRWMSGQPLWLYDSSTDADRNGELFDSLPAGTYSGTGQNAFTADNTGGRHGARGPTFKQTDARFGYRLRPGKDRTLDFFLEVFNLFNNTNFENPTGDRRLADFLVLTALRGGGFPRQAQLGARLGF, encoded by the coding sequence ATGCGCATCGCTCGCGTCGCGGCGTTCGGATTGCTTCTCACCATCGCCTCCACGGCACACGCGCAACAGGGCACGGCATCCCTGCGCGGACGGGTCCTCGACGAACAAGGCGGCGTCCTGCCGGGGGTGACCGTCGTGGTCACGAACCAGGGCAGCGGCGTCTTCCGCGAGGTCGTCTCCAACGAGGACGGGTCGTATTTCGTCACCGGCATCGTCCCGGGCCCGTACGTGGTCCGCGCGGAGCTCACGGGCTTCAAGCGGTACGAGCGGCCGGACGTGGTGCTGGAGGTGGGCCGGACGGCCACCCTCGACGTCACGCTGTCGGTCGGCGTGCTCGAGGAGACGATCACGGTCACCACCGAGGCGCCGCTCATCGACCTGACCTCGCAGGCCGTCGGCGGCAACATCAGCCGCGGCGAGCTCACCGAGATTCCCAACGCGACGCGCAACTGGCTCGGGTTCGTCGGCCTGCTGCCCGGCATCCAGGTGCAGAGCACGACGATCTCGTTCGGCGGCGACAGCATCAACGTCAACGGCCAGAGCAACCGCAACAACAACTTCGTGGTGGACGGCGGCGGCAACAACGACGACTACCTGGGCCAGGCCTTCGGCGGGCAGACCCGCGTGGCGCTCGAGGCCGTCCAGGAGTTCCAAGTCCTCACGAATCAGTTCGACGCGGAGTTCGGCCGTTCCACCGGCGCCGTCGTCAACGCCGTGACCAAGCAGGGGAGCAACCAGATCCGGGGGAGCGCCTTCGGCTACTTCACGGACTCGGCCATCACCGCGCCGGACTTCTTCACGAAGCAGGCGGGGCTGAAGAAGCCCGACACGAGCAAGCAGGAGTGGGGCGGCACGGTCGGCGGACCCATCGTGAAGGACAAGGCCCACTACTTCGGCAGCCTCGAGCGCGTGTCGATCGACGACGGCCGGAGCAACACGTTCGCCGTACGGCCGGAGCTCGACTACTCGATCCCGCAGCGGACGCGCGTGTGGAACTTCATGCTGCGCTTCGACCACCAGGTGAACAAGGACAACACCTGGGGCGTGCGCTACCTGCAGGAGAACTCGCCCACCTTCGACCAGATCTCGGGCCGGTGGGCGCTGGCGGCCAAGCGCGAGGAAGCCGACGTGGACCGGACCACCGTGGGCACCTGGAACACGGTGTTCAGCAACAACACGTTCAACACCGTGCGCATGTCCTACACCTACGAGGACAACATCTTCGCGTCGCCCGAGTTCTTCTCCGGGACGCCGCAGGCCGACCGGCTGCCGACGCTGCAGATGCTGACCTTTCGCGACCAGCAGACGCCCGACGCCAACGAGCGCATCAACAAGTCACTGCAGGTCGACGAGTCCTTCAGCTGGTACGTGCCCGAGAAGCTCGGCGGCGACCACGACATGAAGTTCGGCGTGCAGTTCATCTTCGCCGACGCCCGGATCAACGACCAGACCAACGCCAACGGCACGTTCGTCTTCAGCACGGACCTGGCGTTCGATCCGAACAACCCGCGGACCTACCCGGAGCGGCTGCAGATCCTGGTGCCTGGGCCGGAGTCCACCTACATGTCGTCGAAGGTGATCGTCGGCTTCGCGCAGGACAAGTACCAGCGCGGCAACCTCACGCTCAACCTCGGCGCCCGGTACGACGTGGAGATCATCCCGCTGCGGAACCGGAACAATCCCTTCCTGCCGGACGAGGGCTACCCGGTGGACAGGAACAACATCGCGCCGCGCCTCGGGTTCGCCTACAACCCGGGCGGCACGGGCAAGGGCGTCATCCGTGGCGGCTACGGCCTCTTCTACGACAAGGTGCACCTGACGATCATCGACGAGTTCCTGCGTCGCGGCGTCTTCGCGTCCACCTTCACGGCGTCGTTCCCGAACGACCGGGCCGACGCGGGCCCGTCGCAGGGCCGGCTGCCGGCCGATCCGTTCCTGGTCAACGGCCCGACCGTGAACCGCGCGCTCCTGGCCGCGCAGTTTCCGCCGGGGACGCTCGGCCGGAACACGGGCGACGTCTTCCTCGACAACCCGGATCGCCGCGTGCCGTTCACGCACCAGGTGACGATCGGCTACCAGCGGCAGCTCCTGCCCCAGGTGTCGGCCGGCATCGACTACATCAAGACGTGGGGCCGGGACATGTTCATCTACTACAACCTCAACCCGTCCACGCGGGCCAACACGTCGCGGACCGGCGCGCTCGCGTATTCGGACACCTTCGGTATCGCCGACAGCCTCGGCCTCTCGGCGTTCCGCAACCGCGTGTTCACGATCCGGAACGACGCGAAGTCGGACTACGACGGCCTGAACGTCCAGATCGAGAAGCGGTACTCGCACAACTGGAGCGCGCGCGTGTCCTACGCCCTCAGCTCCGCCCGCGGCAACACGGAGGCGAGCGGCACCGACTTCAACCGCTTCCAGGTCGGTCCCGACGCCAACCTGGACCTGAACCAGGGGCCGCTGCCGTTCGACCGGCGCCACAACCTCGTCTTCAGCGGCCGCCTCGAGTTCCCGTGGATCAAGGGCCTGACCCTCAGCGGCACGACGCGGTGGATGAGCGGCCAGCCCCTGTGGCTCTACGACAGCTCCACCGACGCGGACCGGAACGGGGAACTCTTCGACTCGCTTCCCGCCGGCACCTACAGCGGCACGGGGCAGAACGCGTTCACGGCCGACAACACGGGCGGCCGCCACGGCGCGCGCGGCCCGACCTTCAAGCAGACCGACGCACGGTTCGGCTACCGGCTGCGCCCGGGCAAGGACCGGACCCTCGACTTCTTCCTCGAGGTGTTCAACCTGTTCAACAACACGAACTTCGAGAACCCGACGGGGGACCGGCGGCTCGCGGACTTCCTCGTGCTGACCGCGCTGCGCGGCGGCGGGTTCCCGCGGCAGGCGCAGCTCGGCGCGCGCCTGGGCTTCTGA
- a CDS encoding GNAT family protein, with product MTDRLNPLGQPIGEPVDGWTPRPRPDISSLDGRVARLERLDPDRHARALFDANALEGTGANWTYLPVGPFESFEPYDAWLRAMAPGEDPYFLAIVDRNDGRPVGVASFLRIDPAAGVIEVGHINLSPLAQRRPVATEAMALMMRYAFSLGYRRYEWKCDALNHPSRAAAERLGFTFEGVFRQATIYKGRNRDTAWYSITDREFPAIDAAFTAWLSPDNFDAGGRQRRRLADLVGEARHR from the coding sequence ATGACCGATCGACTGAACCCGCTCGGCCAGCCCATCGGCGAGCCCGTGGACGGCTGGACGCCGAGACCGCGCCCCGACATCTCCAGCCTCGACGGCCGCGTGGCCCGCCTCGAGCGCCTCGATCCCGATCGGCACGCGAGGGCGCTCTTCGACGCGAACGCGCTCGAGGGCACGGGCGCGAACTGGACCTACCTGCCGGTCGGCCCCTTCGAGTCCTTCGAGCCCTACGACGCGTGGCTCCGCGCGATGGCGCCCGGCGAGGACCCCTATTTCCTGGCCATCGTCGACCGCAACGACGGGCGGCCGGTCGGCGTGGCCAGCTTCCTCCGCATCGACCCGGCGGCGGGCGTGATCGAGGTGGGCCACATCAATCTCTCGCCGCTGGCGCAGCGGCGGCCCGTCGCCACCGAGGCGATGGCCCTCATGATGCGCTACGCCTTCTCGCTGGGCTACCGCCGCTACGAATGGAAGTGCGACGCGCTGAACCACCCGTCACGCGCCGCCGCCGAGCGGCTCGGCTTCACCTTCGAGGGCGTGTTCCGGCAGGCCACCATCTACAAGGGCCGCAACCGCGACACCGCCTGGTACTCGATCACCGACCGCGAGTTCCCGGCCATCGACGCCGCCTTCACGGCGTGGCTGTCGCCCGACAACTTCGACGCCGGCGGGCGCCAGCGGCGCCGCCTCGCCGATCTCGTCGGCGAGGCCAGGCACCGCTGA